The Pseudomonadota bacterium region TCCCGGGCACGCGAACCGAGGAACCGACGATGCCGTAGGTTGCATCAAGCACCAAGACCGCACGCACGCTGGGCGAGATCTCCCGCGCACGAGGGCGCCAGGAGCGGTCCAGGGCGTCCGGGCTACCGAGTTCGATGCTGCGGAAGACAGCGTTGTCCGCGGCGATGATCTGACGCTCCACGCGATCTACTTTGTCCTGCACCAGAAACAAAGTGGACTGGGCGATGGATTCCTCGCCCAAGCGCTCGACCTGCAGAGCGGTCTGGTAAGTGTAGTAGCAAAGGACAGCTGCCGCGATGGCGATGGCCGGCACCAACACCCAGTAGACTATCCTCAAACGCTTGCTCTGCATTTGGGTGTCCGGCTCCTATCGTCCGGCGCGCTACCCTAGCATGAGCCTGCCGGGTCCGCGCAAGGTGCGACCGCCTGCAGCTTCGGGCGCGGGCTCTTGTCGGGGTAGCGGCAGCGAGCGGTGCCAGGCCGTGACCCGGAATCCCATGGCGAATAGCGGCGAGGCGAAGATCGCGATCCCGGCTGCGCGCCAGGTCCCGGTCAGCTCGCCGCCGGTGCCTTAGAGACGCCGCACCGGATAGTGGGAATCGCGCTCTGGGCGCGAGGCGCGGTGCGTAAGGGCATCGACGGCTGCCAAGGGTGTCTTGCCTTCATACAGCACCTCGTACACCTCCGTCACGATGGGCATCTCCACACGGTTTTTGCTGGCGAGCTCGTGCGCGCTGCTCGCGGTCCGTACACCCTCGGCCACCATGGATGTGTTGGCCAGCAGCTCGGCAAGCCGCCTTCCCCGGCCCAGTTGATAGCCAAGGGTGCGATTGCGGGAAAGGTCACCGGTGCAGGTCAGCACCAGATCACCCACGCCGCTCAGTCCAGCAAGGGTAAGCGGGTTGGCCCCGAGATGGCGAGCAAGGCGCGTGATTTCGGCGATTCCACGCGTGATCAGCGCAGCTCGCGAGTTGTGGCCGAAGCCCAATCCATCGGCGGCACCCACGGCGATGGCGATCACGTTCTTGAGCGCTCCCCCCACCTCGACACCGACGACATCATCGCTCGTGTAGACGCGGAAACGGTCCGACGTCAGCAGCCTCTGAACCTGGTCCAGCGGGTCGGGGTCAAGCCCGGCCAGGCAGATGGCGGTCGGCACGCCGTTAGCGACCTCGCGAGCAAAGCTCGGCCCTCCAATGACGCACAACCTACGGGAATCGAAGTCCGCAAGGCTGTCTGCAACGATCTCCGACACCAGCATCAGCGTCGAGTTCTCGATGCCTTTGGTGGCGCTCACAACGGGGACGCGCTCGGGAAAATGTGGTCCTGCGCTCCGCAAGACCTCGCGCAGTCCGTGCGATGGCACTACCAGAAACACGCAGCACGCCCCGTCCAGCGCCTCCTTCACGTCGGAGGTGGCAGCGACCTCTTGGGGCAACACGCAGCTGGGCAAGTACCCGGCGTTGCGCCTGTCTCGGTTGATCGCCTGGGCCAGGGCAGCCCGGCGGACCCACAGGCGCACCGGACGGCGCCGCTTGCCGATCAAACAAGCAAGCGCGGTGCCCCAGGAACCGCCCCCAAGGATGGCGACGTGTTTCATGCGCGCTGTCGAAACTCCGTGCACGCCCGTTATGCCGGGGCGACTCGTTCCTCGGTGGGCCGCACCGCGCGTTGCCCCGAGCCGCCTCTGCCACCGGGCTTGATGCCGATTCTCTCCGGAGTCTCGAGCGCCTCGGCCAGCACCTCGTCCATTTTGGTTACCCGAACGAACTTCAGATCGTCCCGGACCTCCTGGGGAACCTCGTCGAGATCGTGCATGCTCTTTTCAGGCAAGATCACGCGTCCGATCCCGGCACGGTGCGCCGCCAGCACCTTCTCCTTGATGCCGCCTACCGCAAGGACGCGCCCGCGAAGCGTGATCTCACCGGTCATCGCAAGGTCGTGCCGTACGCGAATCCCCGTGAGAAGGGAGACGAGGGCCGTCATCATGGTGACACCCGCGCTCGGTCCGTCCTTGGGCATGGCACCGGAGGGAATATGGATGTGTATGTCCGCCTTTTCGAGGAAGTCCTCGGCGATCTTGAACTGGGTAGCGCGTGAGCGCACGTAGCTCAGTGCCGCCTGAGCCGACTCCTTCATGACGTCTCCCAGCTGTCCGGTAAGCTGCATCTTTCCGCTGCCGGGCATCTGGGTGGCTTCGACGAACAGGATCTCACCGCCCACGGAGGTGTACGCCAAGCCGGTTGCTACGCCGGGCTCGTCGGTGCGCTCGGATACATCGTCCGAGGTGAAGCGCGGTGCACCCAAGTAGGGTCGGAGATCATCCTCGGACTCGACCCTGTAGGGACCGGTTTCACCCTCTGCGACCTTGACGGCGACCCCTCGAATCACGGAAGCGATCTGCCGCTCGAGGTTGCGCACGCCGGCCTCTCGCGTGTGGCGGTCGATAATCGTGTCCACCGCGACATCGGCCAGACTCATCATGTCCTCACCGAGTCCGTGCTCTTCGAGCTG contains the following coding sequences:
- a CDS encoding NAD(P)-dependent glycerol-3-phosphate dehydrogenase, which codes for MKHVAILGGGSWGTALACLIGKRRRPVRLWVRRAALAQAINRDRRNAGYLPSCVLPQEVAATSDVKEALDGACCVFLVVPSHGLREVLRSAGPHFPERVPVVSATKGIENSTLMLVSEIVADSLADFDSRRLCVIGGPSFAREVANGVPTAICLAGLDPDPLDQVQRLLTSDRFRVYTSDDVVGVEVGGALKNVIAIAVGAADGLGFGHNSRAALITRGIAEITRLARHLGANPLTLAGLSGVGDLVLTCTGDLSRNRTLGYQLGRGRRLAELLANTSMVAEGVRTASSAHELASKNRVEMPIVTEVYEVLYEGKTPLAAVDALTHRASRPERDSHYPVRRL